From Haloplanus vescus:
ATGCGTCAATACCCGCAAATTCCAATGTTAGGTCAAGAAAATCTGACGTTGTACTATCCAATATATCACTGAATTGACCTCGATATGTGCCACTCCAATTATCTTGATAGACAGAATATTCGAGAGGGACGAGTTCGGTAGTTTGCGAGATAATGTCGCCAACATTACCAGACATACAACCATCGTACCGTCAGAGTTACTTAATATTGACCCCCCACTCGAACAGTCCACCTCAGGTTCCAAGGGGCGGTTAATCACTTAATGTCTCCTGGATACTTCGGGGGTTTGTGCGGCTGCACCTCGCAAGGCCAGACAACTCACTCTGGTCTTACACCGACCCCTAAGATTCACGGATAAGAGCTAAATCCGTATCCGGGGTTGTGGCTGCGCGCGCAGCGACCGGAGGGAGCGAGCACGGAGCGGTGGGCGGGGCGGCGGGGCTTGGGTCGGTCCGGCACTCACCAGAAAAAGAAGGGGCGTCGGCCCCTACTCTTCCCACCAGCGGTCGTCGCGCTCTGGGAAGACGATCATACTGTCGTAGGTGACTGCGAGGGAACAGCGCCCTTGGTACCAGTTCTTCTTGAGCGCGCGCATCCGCACCCGTTCACCTTCTCGGACGAATTTTGGCTCTGAAGCCGTCCAGGATGTGAACTTGATTTTCCCGGTGTCGTCTGCGATGAGACCGACTTGTGCTATGGCTGAATCGCTCGGAGGCCAGAGTTTCACGATCTCGCCTTCGATGCTCACCTCGTCGGTCTGCACGTCCGGGACGTCCTCGATCGGGCAGATGGCGCCGGGGGCCGCCTTGAGCGCGTCCATCGTGTCGAACACTGCTTCGGTGATGTCCTGCCCCTTGGCGACCCGCTTTGCGAGCGCCCGCGAGACAGCGGCCCGACTGTGACCGGTGCGAAGCCG
This genomic window contains:
- a CDS encoding DNA-binding protein; the protein is MSSNNSSRKVVTVDEQAFERTEDAGVDEDGFEVVDDQPKFRATVQQETQAKVDSNHPDGIVQDFSHLPLAQEEKIRAREAELDHISAQAELGTQDGRAKRTREVVTERRQRKREERTPERTDPRERLSRMELAKVNQEADRMAQRLRTGHSRAAVSRALAKRVAKGQDITEAVFDTMDALKAAPGAICPIEDVPDVQTDEVSIEGEIVKLWPPSDSAIAQVGLIADDTGKIKFTSWTASEPKFVREGERVRMRALKKNWYQGRCSLAVTYDSMIVFPERDDRWWEE